A stretch of Rhizobium sp. TH2 DNA encodes these proteins:
- a CDS encoding carbohydrate ABC transporter permease, with protein MPTAQPRKPPSAMARMMQNNNALGFMFMLPAAVFLVCFLTYPLGLGVWLGFTDTRIGRDGIFIGLENYVFLARDKVFWLSVFNTLLYTFVASILKFVLGLWLALLLNENLPFKSFFRAIVLLPWVVPTVLSALAFWWIYDAQFSILSWSLIKLGIIDSPINFLGDPENARASVIAANVWRGIPFVAISLLAGLQTIPASLQEAASLDGATSWQRFRYVTLPMLTPIIAVVMTFSVLFTFTDFQLIYVLTKGGPVNATHLMATLSFQRGIPGGQLGEGAAIAVAMIPFLLAAIMFSFFGLQRRKWQQGGQD; from the coding sequence ATGCCGACTGCCCAACCGCGCAAGCCGCCATCGGCGATGGCCCGCATGATGCAGAACAACAATGCGCTCGGCTTCATGTTCATGTTGCCGGCTGCGGTTTTTCTCGTCTGCTTTCTGACCTATCCGCTCGGACTCGGCGTATGGCTGGGCTTCACGGACACGCGCATTGGCCGCGATGGCATATTCATCGGGCTTGAGAACTACGTCTTCCTCGCGCGGGATAAGGTGTTCTGGCTCTCGGTCTTCAACACCTTGCTCTATACCTTTGTCGCCTCGATCCTGAAATTCGTGCTGGGTCTCTGGCTGGCGCTTCTCTTGAACGAGAACCTGCCGTTCAAATCCTTCTTCCGCGCGATCGTGCTTTTGCCCTGGGTCGTGCCTACCGTACTTTCGGCGCTCGCCTTCTGGTGGATCTATGATGCGCAGTTCTCGATTCTGTCATGGTCCCTGATCAAGCTTGGCATTATCGACAGCCCGATCAATTTCCTCGGCGATCCGGAAAACGCGCGCGCATCGGTCATCGCCGCCAATGTCTGGCGCGGCATTCCGTTCGTGGCGATCTCGCTGCTGGCGGGGCTGCAGACGATCCCCGCATCACTCCAGGAAGCAGCCTCGCTGGATGGCGCCACCAGCTGGCAGCGGTTCCGTTATGTGACGCTGCCGATGCTGACGCCGATCATTGCGGTGGTCATGACCTTCTCGGTTCTGTTCACCTTCACCGATTTCCAGCTCATCTACGTGCTGACCAAGGGCGGACCGGTCAATGCCACACATCTGATGGCGACGCTGTCCTTCCAGCGCGGCATACCGGGCGGCCAGTTGGGGGAAGGTGCCGCGATCGCGGTCGCCATGATCCCGTTCCTGCTCGCAGCCATCATGTTCAGCTTCTTCGGCCTGCAACGCCGTAAATGGCAACAGGGCGGCCAGGATTGA
- a CDS encoding carbohydrate ABC transporter permease gives MAKIQQDSVLTDNVEGMSYLNSLPRRVVLLYIPMAIFVFVLLFPFYWMAITAVKPNSQLTDYENYSPFWVVGPTLDHIKYLLFETSYPGWLWNTVLVAVGSTVLSLAASVFAAYAIERVRFSGARTTGLLIFLAYLVPPSILFIPLAFIVFKFGIYDSRMALIFTYPTFLIPFCTWLLMGYFRSIPFELEESALVDGASRWQILIKIILPLAIPGLISAGIFAFTLSWNEFIYALTFIQSSENKTVPVGVLTELVRGDVFEWGSLMAGALFGSLPVVILYSFFVDYYVSSMTGAVKE, from the coding sequence ATGGCCAAGATCCAACAGGACAGCGTTCTCACCGACAATGTGGAGGGAATGAGCTATCTCAACAGCCTGCCCCGCCGCGTGGTGCTGCTCTACATCCCCATGGCGATATTCGTCTTCGTATTGCTGTTTCCCTTCTACTGGATGGCCATCACTGCCGTGAAGCCGAACTCGCAGTTGACGGACTATGAGAACTACAGCCCGTTCTGGGTGGTCGGCCCGACGCTCGACCACATCAAGTACCTGTTGTTCGAGACTTCCTATCCAGGTTGGCTGTGGAACACGGTCCTGGTTGCGGTCGGATCGACCGTCCTGTCACTCGCGGCTTCGGTCTTTGCCGCCTATGCCATCGAGCGTGTCCGGTTTTCCGGCGCCCGCACGACGGGGTTGCTGATCTTCCTCGCCTATCTCGTGCCGCCATCGATCCTGTTCATTCCCCTCGCCTTCATTGTCTTCAAGTTCGGCATCTACGATTCCAGGATGGCGCTGATCTTCACCTATCCGACCTTTCTCATTCCGTTCTGCACATGGCTGCTGATGGGTTACTTCCGTTCGATCCCCTTCGAACTCGAGGAAAGCGCGCTGGTGGATGGCGCATCGCGCTGGCAGATTCTCATCAAGATCATCCTGCCGCTCGCCATTCCCGGGCTTATCTCGGCGGGGATCTTCGCCTTCACGCTTTCCTGGAACGAGTTCATCTATGCCCTCACCTTCATCCAGTCCTCCGAGAACAAGACCGTTCCGGTCGGCGTGCTGACCGAACTGGTGCGCGGCGACGTTTTCGAATGGGGATCACTGATGGCGGGGGCTCTTTTCGGCTCGCTCCCGGTCGTTATCTTGTATTCCTTCTTCGTCGATTATTACGTGTCGTCGATGACAGGTGCTGTGAAAGAGTAA
- a CDS encoding calcium-binding protein — translation MAKKKLGTEESDSYTGSKKSNAYDGLGGHDTISGMGGNDKLWGGLGNDGILGGDGNDRIWGGEGFDIINGGAGNDVLSGGTETDAFIFVAGGGKYAPGSDVDIITDINTSGEDMDDIQIMNLMQPIDSFDDIMKYAKQDGKDVRIDFKFGDVLILEGVKKSELSAELFMFEG, via the coding sequence ATGGCAAAGAAGAAATTGGGTACAGAAGAGTCGGATTCATACACCGGCTCCAAGAAAAGCAATGCCTATGATGGGCTCGGGGGCCACGACACCATCAGCGGTATGGGCGGAAACGATAAGCTGTGGGGCGGCCTCGGCAACGACGGCATATTGGGCGGGGATGGCAACGACAGGATTTGGGGTGGCGAAGGTTTCGACATTATCAATGGTGGCGCCGGTAACGATGTCCTTAGTGGGGGCACCGAAACTGACGCGTTTATCTTCGTGGCTGGCGGCGGTAAGTACGCTCCAGGCAGTGACGTGGATATCATCACCGATATCAATACGTCCGGCGAAGACATGGACGATATCCAGATTATGAACCTTATGCAGCCTATTGACAGCTTCGACGACATCATGAAGTACGCCAAGCAGGACGGCAAGGATGTCCGCATCGACTTCAAGTTCGGCGACGTGCTGATCCTGGAGGGCGTCAAGAAGAGCGAACTCAGCGCCGAACTATTTATGTTTGAGGGCTAA
- a CDS encoding phosphoketolase — protein MSDPLSASVAPARLSQRELHDIDAHWRAANYLTIGQIYLMDNPLLREPLRIEHVKPRLLGHWGTSPGLSFIYAHLNRIIRARDENVIYVCGPGHGGPAMVANTYLEGTYSELYPDITLDEGGMRKLFRQFSFPGGIPSHAAPDVPGSIHEGGELGYALSHAFGAAFDNPDLIVACVVGDGEAETGPLAAAWHSNKFLNPARDGAVLPILHLNGYKIANPTILARIPEDELRALFIGYGYEPLFVEGHDPALMHERMAVVLDQAMDKIHDIRTAARGGSEQSSRLKWPMIVLRSPKGWTGPKEVDGLKTEGFWRSHQVPLSGIAKDPEHLRLLEEWLRSYRPEELFDAAGAPFASIRETAPQGRRRMSANPHTNGGLLRKSLNLPGLQDHALVTGQPGSMKAESTKAMGVFLRAVMELNDAAKNFRIVGPDETASNRLQDVFQVTERAWMETILPEDVHLGRDGRVLEILSEHTCQGWLEGYLLTGRHGLFSCYEAFIHIVDSMFNQHAKWLDACQDIPWRRPISSLNYLLSSHVWHQEHNGFSHQDPGFIDVALNKKADIVRVYLPPDANTLLCVTDHVLRTWNRINIIVAGKPPSWQWLSMDKAIVHCRAGIGVWDWASTRNGSEPDVVLACAGDVPTLETLAAVQILKELAPDLSIRVINVVDLMTLQPKEHHPHGLSDREFDALFTTDRPVIFAYHGYPWTIHRLTYRRSNHDNIHVRGYNEEGTTTTPFDMTVLNGLDRYHIVHSVLDWVPELKSVCVGLKQVMDGKLLEHRAYIRAHGQDMPEIRDWQWVDERI, from the coding sequence ATGAGCGATCCCCTGAGTGCATCTGTTGCACCTGCTCGTCTTTCGCAGCGCGAATTGCATGACATCGACGCGCACTGGCGGGCGGCAAATTATCTGACGATCGGCCAGATATACCTGATGGACAACCCATTGTTGCGCGAACCGCTTCGGATCGAGCATGTTAAACCAAGGCTCCTGGGCCATTGGGGTACATCGCCGGGCCTGAGTTTCATTTACGCACATCTGAACCGGATTATCCGGGCCCGTGATGAGAACGTCATCTACGTCTGTGGGCCTGGCCATGGCGGCCCGGCAATGGTCGCCAACACCTATCTCGAAGGCACGTATAGCGAGCTCTATCCAGACATCACGCTCGACGAAGGGGGAATGCGGAAACTGTTCCGGCAGTTTTCGTTTCCGGGCGGGATACCGAGCCATGCAGCACCCGATGTGCCCGGATCCATCCATGAGGGTGGCGAACTTGGCTATGCACTTTCACATGCCTTTGGCGCGGCTTTTGACAATCCGGATCTCATCGTCGCCTGCGTGGTCGGCGATGGAGAAGCGGAAACCGGGCCGCTGGCGGCCGCCTGGCATTCGAACAAGTTCCTGAACCCCGCACGCGATGGCGCCGTTCTGCCGATCCTGCATTTGAATGGCTACAAGATCGCCAATCCGACAATCCTGGCGCGCATCCCCGAGGACGAACTGCGGGCGCTGTTCATCGGCTACGGCTACGAGCCGCTCTTTGTCGAGGGGCACGATCCTGCGCTGATGCACGAGCGAATGGCAGTTGTGCTCGATCAGGCCATGGACAAAATTCATGACATTCGGACTGCCGCGCGGGGCGGTTCGGAACAGTCCTCCCGTCTCAAATGGCCGATGATCGTTTTGCGCAGCCCAAAGGGCTGGACCGGCCCGAAAGAGGTCGATGGCCTAAAGACTGAAGGGTTCTGGCGGTCGCATCAGGTCCCGCTTTCAGGGATTGCGAAAGATCCGGAGCATCTCAGGCTTTTGGAGGAATGGCTGAGAAGCTACCGGCCGGAAGAGCTCTTTGACGCAGCAGGCGCTCCTTTTGCATCAATCCGGGAAACGGCGCCGCAGGGACGGCGCCGGATGAGCGCCAACCCCCATACCAATGGTGGTCTTTTGCGCAAATCCCTCAATCTCCCCGGATTGCAGGATCATGCATTGGTAACCGGGCAACCAGGGTCTATGAAAGCCGAATCCACAAAAGCGATGGGCGTCTTCCTGCGCGCCGTGATGGAACTTAACGACGCAGCCAAGAACTTCCGCATTGTCGGTCCCGACGAGACGGCGTCCAACCGACTGCAGGATGTCTTTCAGGTGACAGAACGCGCGTGGATGGAGACGATCCTTCCGGAGGACGTTCATCTTGGGCGTGACGGCAGAGTCCTGGAAATCCTGTCCGAGCACACCTGCCAGGGTTGGCTGGAAGGCTACCTTCTGACCGGCCGACATGGACTGTTTTCCTGTTACGAGGCGTTCATTCACATCGTCGATTCGATGTTCAACCAGCATGCCAAGTGGCTGGATGCGTGCCAGGATATTCCGTGGCGGAGGCCCATCTCGTCGCTGAATTATCTGCTGTCGAGCCATGTCTGGCATCAGGAGCACAATGGTTTCAGCCACCAAGATCCGGGCTTCATCGATGTCGCGCTTAACAAAAAAGCTGACATCGTACGCGTCTACCTGCCGCCAGATGCGAACACACTGCTCTGCGTGACCGACCACGTCCTGCGCACCTGGAATCGCATCAACATCATCGTCGCGGGCAAGCCACCGTCATGGCAGTGGCTGTCCATGGACAAGGCGATCGTTCATTGCCGGGCAGGGATAGGCGTTTGGGACTGGGCTTCGACCAGGAATGGAAGCGAACCCGACGTCGTATTGGCGTGTGCCGGCGACGTTCCCACGCTGGAAACGCTGGCTGCGGTGCAGATCCTAAAGGAGCTTGCTCCGGATTTGTCCATCCGGGTCATCAACGTCGTGGATTTGATGACACTCCAGCCAAAGGAGCATCATCCGCATGGCCTCTCTGACAGGGAGTTCGACGCGCTCTTTACGACCGACAGGCCGGTCATCTTCGCCTACCACGGCTATCCTTGGACGATTCACCGCCTTACCTATCGCAGATCCAATCACGACAACATCCATGTGCGCGGCTACAACGAAGAAGGTACAACGACGACGCCATTCGACATGACCGTCCTGAACGGTCTCGACCGCTATCACATCGTGCATAGTGTTCTTGATTGGGTGCCGGAACTGAAGAGCGTCTGCGTTGGTCTGAAGCAGGTAATGGACGGCAAGCTGCTTGAGCACCGGGCGTACATTCGCGCGCACGGCCAGGACATGCCGGAGATCCGCGATTGGCAGTGGGTGGATGAGCGCATATGA
- a CDS encoding acetate/propionate family kinase, whose amino-acid sequence MKILVLNCGSSSLKVGVFEITEKATEIFKAGYEKFEAGRCSYKITKDGAIETGEAPFGDIAAALVALPRILDGHGVAQLEAVGHRIVHGGENFRTTAVLDEATVVAIEALTPLAPLHNPANLLAVRIAKQVWPNLPQVAVFDTAFHSTNPPRATTYAVPKAWRDAGLRRFGFHGTSHKYVAIRAAEEIDVPLRDLQIVSVHLGNGASVCAVNRGESIDTSMGMTPLEGLVMGTRSGDVDPGLFGFLSRQHALSIVDVEEALYSESGLKGLTGSSDMRDVEDRASGGDADAQLAIELFAYRARKYIGAYAAAMGGLDAVVFTGGIGENSPSMRRRICDGLEFMGLRLDHDRNQCVELANHAAPQIQAYGARVRVIVTETAEQLMIAQETAAALAPKATVPEPIPVAVSARHVHLSRPATEALFGAGYQLTPAIPLRQPGQWAASERVTLEGPKGRLERVAILGPERPRTQIEISRTDGFALGIDAPVRDSGKLDGTPTVRLIGPFGSLNADGLIVAARHIHTNPDDAGRLGLVDGMLVDVYIGDEERGLVFGKTLIRVGADSVTEMHIDTDEANAADIRVSGEGSLVPGLRAVAVANRD is encoded by the coding sequence GTGAAAATACTTGTGTTGAATTGCGGCAGTTCCAGCTTGAAGGTCGGCGTTTTCGAAATTACGGAAAAGGCGACCGAGATATTCAAAGCGGGTTACGAGAAATTTGAGGCCGGGCGCTGTTCTTACAAGATTACCAAGGACGGTGCGATCGAAACCGGGGAAGCGCCGTTTGGTGACATTGCCGCCGCCCTGGTTGCGCTCCCGCGAATTCTTGATGGCCATGGAGTTGCCCAACTGGAAGCGGTCGGCCATCGGATCGTTCATGGGGGCGAAAACTTCCGAACGACGGCTGTTCTCGACGAAGCTACCGTTGTGGCGATCGAGGCGCTGACGCCTCTGGCGCCGCTACACAATCCCGCAAATCTTCTGGCTGTGCGCATTGCAAAGCAAGTCTGGCCGAACCTGCCTCAGGTCGCTGTCTTCGATACTGCATTCCATAGCACCAATCCACCTCGCGCTACGACTTACGCCGTACCAAAAGCTTGGCGCGATGCTGGTCTGCGGCGCTTTGGATTTCACGGCACGTCGCACAAGTATGTGGCTATCCGTGCCGCTGAGGAGATTGACGTGCCGCTGCGCGATCTCCAGATAGTTAGCGTGCATCTTGGCAACGGGGCCAGTGTCTGCGCGGTCAACCGTGGAGAGAGCATAGACACGTCGATGGGGATGACACCGCTCGAGGGATTGGTAATGGGAACGCGTTCCGGCGATGTCGATCCGGGCCTGTTTGGATTCCTGTCGCGGCAGCATGCGCTGTCGATTGTGGATGTTGAGGAAGCGCTTTATTCCGAAAGCGGGCTCAAGGGACTCACGGGTTCATCCGACATGCGAGACGTCGAAGATCGTGCCAGTGGAGGTGACGCTGATGCCCAGCTCGCCATCGAATTGTTCGCCTATCGCGCCCGAAAATATATTGGAGCCTATGCGGCGGCCATGGGTGGCCTCGATGCTGTCGTCTTTACCGGAGGCATCGGGGAGAACTCGCCGTCAATGCGCCGGCGCATCTGCGATGGACTGGAGTTCATGGGTCTGCGACTCGACCACGACCGCAACCAGTGTGTCGAACTAGCCAACCACGCTGCCCCGCAGATCCAGGCCTATGGTGCCAGAGTGCGGGTGATCGTCACCGAGACTGCCGAGCAGTTGATGATCGCCCAGGAAACGGCCGCCGCATTGGCACCGAAGGCAACGGTGCCCGAACCGATCCCCGTCGCGGTATCGGCCCGGCACGTTCACCTGTCCCGACCAGCTACCGAGGCCTTGTTCGGAGCTGGATACCAACTGACGCCCGCCATTCCGCTTCGCCAGCCTGGCCAATGGGCCGCGAGCGAGCGCGTCACGCTGGAGGGACCGAAAGGTCGCCTGGAGCGCGTCGCCATCCTCGGCCCCGAGCGTCCCCGGACGCAGATCGAAATTTCGAGAACGGACGGGTTTGCGCTCGGCATTGATGCGCCCGTTCGCGACAGTGGCAAGCTGGACGGTACGCCAACGGTTCGCCTCATTGGACCTTTCGGGAGCCTCAATGCCGACGGACTGATTGTGGCCGCGCGTCATATCCATACCAACCCGGATGATGCCGGACGCCTGGGCCTCGTGGACGGCATGCTCGTGGACGTTTACATCGGCGACGAGGAGCGCGGGCTGGTGTTCGGCAAGACGCTAATCCGTGTCGGCGCCGACTCCGTAACCGAGATGCATATCGATACTGACGAGGCAAACGCCGCCGATATCCGCGTTAGCGGTGAAGGATCGCTCGTTCCCGGTCTTCGTGCCGTCGCCGTGGCGAACAGAGATTAG